One Bufo gargarizans isolate SCDJY-AF-19 chromosome 3, ASM1485885v1, whole genome shotgun sequence DNA segment encodes these proteins:
- the LOC122931589 gene encoding protein ALP1-like, with protein MTVESFDDLLQRVSPHIQRQDTTFRRCVSPAERLLLTIRFLASGESFSSLHFQFRLGISTVSIIVKETCRVLWDQLHDEFIPHPTRQHWTEIAEKYWDICQFPNCIGAVDGKHIRIIKPQGTGSEFYNYKKYFSIILMAIADAEYRFVAVYVGAYGRTNDSMVFKNSYMGRSLYNREFDFPQPQPLPGTDAPPMPFVLVGDDAFQMCENLLKPYSSRGLNLTKRTYNYRLTRARRMVERTFGILVAKWRIFTKPIHMKVESVDEVVKCAVVLHNYLLKKEPLNLEQIQEDSEMPSIESFGPRSSVAVSRMRDCFADYFCSDAGRVDWQDRFV; from the exons ATGACGGTAGAAAGTTTTGATGATCTCTTACAACGGGTGTCACCTCACATTCAAAGGCAAGACACCACTTTCCGCCGCTGTGTTTCCCCAGCAGAACGCCTGTTGTTGACCATAAG gtTTCTTGCAAGTGGAGAAAGTTTTAGCTCACTCCATTTCCAATTTCGCCTTGGCATATCGACTGTTTCCATTATTGTGAAGGAgacatgccgtgttttgtgggaTCAACTTCATGATGAATTTATTCCACATCCAACTAGACAGCATTGGACAGAAATTGctgaaaaatattgggacatttgtcagtttcccaactgcataggTGCAGTAGACGGGAAACATATAAGAATAATCAAGCCCCAAGGaaccggatctgagttttacaacTATAAGAAATATTTTTCAATAATTCTAATGGCTATCGCTGATGCAGAATATCGTTTTGTTGCCGTCTACGTGGGGGCCTATGGACGCACCAACGATTCCATGGTTTTTAAAAATTCTTATATGGGCCGTAGTCTATATAATAGAGAATTTGATTTCCCGCAGCCTCAACCACTGCCAGGTACTGATGCCCCACCCATGCCGTTTGTATTGGTTGGTGATGACGCCTTCCAAATGTGTGAAAATCTTCTGAAACCTTATTCAAGCCGCGGATTAAATTTAACAAAACGGACATACAACTACCGCTTGACCAGGGCTCGAAGAATGGTTGAACGTACATTTGGAATTTTGGTTGCAAAATGGCGGATTTTTACCAAACCAATTCATATGAAGGTGGAATCGGTGGATGAGGTTGTAAAGTGTGCTGttgtgttacacaactacctccttaAAAAGGAACCACTGAATTTGGAACAGATACAGGAGGACAGCGAGATGCCAAGCATTGAAAGTTTTGGACCACGGTCAAGTGTTGCAGTATCACGGATGAGAGACTGTTTTGCAGATTATTTTTGCTCAGATGCAGgaagggtggactggcaggacAGATTTGTTTAA